The Lathyrus oleraceus cultivar Zhongwan6 chromosome 5, CAAS_Psat_ZW6_1.0, whole genome shotgun sequence genome includes the window tacataaacataaaatatgtcATAATCATAACACATATGACATGTGCATATTTTCAAGGGACCTAAAGACTCGTTTGATTGCAGGCATTCAGAAGACATGGGTAGCAATCAAAAAAGTACTTATTCATTCAAGTTCAGGAATCCAAAGCTAGGATTGATTAAGGGGTTGAACTCAGATGTGAAAAAAACAGAAggaacaacttttgtgttgagtatggtgacctgttgactatcatgaacaccgaggtggatgcttgggcaattttcactttggcacaattctatgatcctccctTGCGGTGTTTCACATTCTAGGACTTCCAGTTGGCGCCAACATTGGAAGAGTTCTCACATATAGCAGACATTGGTATCAAGGATGAAGTCCCTTACACCGGTCTAGGGGAATTTCCTACACATCAATAAATAGGTTCATCTATACATCTAGATAAAGCGGAAGTGAAAGCTAATCTTGGACCAAAAGGAGACACTTTGGGCTTCACTTTGAAGTTCTTAGTGGGAAAAGCTTCAGATTTCAAAAGTAAAGAAGATTGGGTCGCTTTCAATGATGTGTTAGCCTTGATactctatgggattgtcttgttcccaAACATTGATGACTTCGTGGACATGACTGCTATACGCATTTTCTTGCTCAAGAATCCCATTCCCACCTTGCTTGCAGATGTTTACCACTCTATCCATTGGAGAAATGAGAAGAAGGGGGGATGATCCAGTGTTGCGCTCCTTTACTGTATAAATGGTTCTTATCTCACTTACCAAGCGAAGGGTCTTTTGTTCAGAACAAGGATAACCTCAAGTGGTCTCAAAAAATCATGTCTCTCACTGCCAATGACATCACCTGGTACTCTCGTGTTTATGATGACGTGGACATAATCGTCAAATGTGGCAACTTCcataatgtgccactcataggaactcgaggttgcatcaattacaaccctgAGCTTGCTATGCGGCAACTTGGGTTTCCTATGAATGACAAACCAGAAGACAAGTTGTTAGAAGGTTTCTTGCTGGGAGAAGGAGTGAAGGACTTTGATCTGGTGAAGAGGATAGGTCGTGCCTGGACTAAAGTTCGTAGAGAAGGAAAAAGGGAGCGTGGAAAGAAGAATTGTATAGCTAGAGGGCCATATACAAGTTGGGTCCAAGCCAGAGCTTCTCAAGACAAACTACCATACCCTTATGAGCCTCCAATGCATACAAATCCTCCAGAACCTACTCACGTCACTATGGAGGAAGCTAAAGAGCTCAAAGTTGTCATCCAAAGTttggaaaaagagaatgaagagctaTGGTTGAACCTTCTCCGGATTACTGAAGAAAGGGATAATCATAAGTGGGAGCTTGGGCGGAAGAAAACACATCTTCAAGCAAATGTGGAAAGGACTAATAAGGAGGAATATAAGAGAAAAAAAGTCAAACAGGGGTTAGATCAGGCTGACAGCTGCTTGAATACCGTCAAAAGCCAACTGAAAGAGGCTGAGAGGGATTGTCGTGAGAAAGAGAAATGGTGGAAGCTCGCCACAAAACAAAAGAAGGAGATAAGAGAGACGCTTGAGGCTGAGATAGCCAACCTCAGTGTTTCACTCTGTGAATCAAAAGAAAGGGAAGAACGAGAACGCCGCAGTAAAGAGAGTGCTCTGGCTGCTACTCAGGTTACACCTGAAATGTGGAAAGGAAAGTGCCAAGAGGCTGAAAACGTTAATGAGTGGGAACGATACTGGAGAGGCCGACATGAATCTTTGCTACGAGAAGGTGAAGATTGGATGAACGCAAGGGAGAATGTGAATGCTAGTTTGGCATCCTATGAGGAAACCATCCAGTTTTTACATGAACAAAGAAATGAGTATCGAGACAAGTTTGCCAGTTTGATAGACTTCTGTAATGGCATGGCTAAGAATGTGCCTTTGATGCTAAGATGTGCTCTGGAAGACATAGAAAATGACAACATCCCTCTTTCAGTGACCGAATTTATTTATCTTTGTGAAGACATGATGAAAAGGTTCAAAGGAGAGTTGGAAGAGCTCAACAAACAGAAGCCTACAGTCTAACCCTGTCGTTTTGTACTTTCctttatgtttgaaagaatattttgaactcaatccttgtactctgttttgaattgaatgaatgaaggattttgagtttcttttgtacaaaaagtttggttccattcttgttttattccCCGTGATCTCTTTGAATGCTTGCTAAATAACAAGGAATTTAACACggttccctgaaaataaaattgaacataAGCATAAAAGACATTTTTTATAGCCACGTGCATCAAAGtatgcatcatgcatttcatttctcaaaataaaaattcatttcattttttcctCGTCTCCAGTAGTTCAAGCTGATTCCTCAACGTGCATACGCTACCCGCTCCAGCACAAGAAGAATCATGGATGTAGTTCGAGAAGAACAAGCTGCCTTCAGAGAGGAGATGGACTATGTCAAAAGCAAGATTGAGCAGATCTTTGAGGCTATACAAGCTCTGGCTAGAAGGGAAGAAGAGGCTCGTGTTGCCGCTGCTGCAAGGAACGATGCTCTAGTTCAAGGGGTTGCTCTTCAGTCAGGACCTTCAGTTCCTATTCCAAATCCCGTTATCTACGGTCTTCCTCCAGGTTTTGTTCCACCGCCTGAAAGAACTCATGTGCCTCCACCTGCGCATACTTCTGGAGTAGCTGATGGAGTCGCTGTGCAAGGACCTCCAATAGTCAATCAAGTAGTCATTCCCCGCACTGATGAGGAGCTCTAGGACGAGTTTGAAATGCAGAATTACAATGGAGCTACTCCAATGGTGATCCCTACTGCTGCCCAAGATTCTAAGGCTATCTTGATGTGTCGTGCTCTAGCCGAAAAGCTAAGAATCTTGGAAGGACATAACTCAACCTGATTGAGTGCCTTGGAGATGTGTCTGGTCCCAGACGTGGTGATTCCTCCAAAATTCAAAGCACCggaatttgaaaaatacaaaggcctcacatgtcctaacatacacttgaaaatgtattgcagaaaaatggctgcctatgccagagatgataagctcatgatccattgctttcaggacagtctaattggggcatctttggattggtacatgcagttggagtgtagcaacatccacacttgggatgagttggctgaagcatttgcaaagcaatacaaatataatactGACATGGCACCAAACCATACTCAACTTTAGAGTATGGTCCAGAAAGACAGTAAGTCTTTCAAAGAATATGCGCAACGttggagagaattggctgcaagGGTGCACCCACCATTGGTTGATCGTGAATTGATTGACATTTTCATGGGTACCTTGCAGGGCCAATATTATGAAAGATTGATCAGTAGTGTGTCCACAGGATTTTCTGACATGGTGATCGTGGGAGAAAGAGTAAAAGAAGGACTGAAAAATGGTAAAATCCAGGGAGGTTCCAGCAGTCAACCAATcttgaagaagcctttcaacgAATTCAAGAGGAAGGAGGGTGAGACTAGTGCCATTTCTTCTCAGAGGGGGAGGGAACCATACAAGGCTCCTGCTTCTGGGCCTTATTATCAGTACCCTTACGTAGCGGCTGCTCAATATCCAACCATGCCTTACCGTCCAATTTCTCCTGTTCCTATTCCAGCTCCGGTACCTCACTATCAAGTTCCAGTTCCTCAATATCAAGCTCCACAACCTCAGTTCCAGGCTTCTCCACCTCAAcatcaacagagaaatcaacagAATAATCAACCACGTCCAGTTCAGCAGCAACGACCAAATCAACAGAGGCCATATCAACAGTACAATAATGTGAATACCACTCCTATCCCAATGACTTACACTCAATTGCTACCGTATCTGATTCAGAATAGGACTGTCGTGCCAAGGGCATTACCTCCAATGCCGAAGCCGCATAAGCCTTggtatgatgagaatgctagatGTGCCTTTCATGCTAATTCAGAGGGTCATACAACAGAGAATTGCAAAGTGTTCAAGCTCCGGGTCCAAGAGTTGATAGATCAGAAAATATTGTCTTTTGCTGATGTTCCAAATGTGGGGAACAATCCTTTGCCTAAACATGATGGTTCAGGTGTCAATGCTATAGAAAGTTCAATTGATGATGGATTGATAAAGGATGTGTTTAAGTTGAAGACTCTTTTAACAGTGGTCCATGCTAGATTGATGGAAGCAGAATTGATGAATGGGGTACATGATAATTGTGTGGTGTGTTCGTCCAACCCTGATCAGTGTGGTGAATTCAAAATTTATCTTCAACGTTTGATGGATCAGCGGGTTATTCAGTTCACTAGAGCAAAGGTTGATGAGGACGTTGCTGTGATTGTGCTTGTATTTGATCAAGAGAGGCTTCCCAAGCCTTTTGTGGTCCCTTATCAGAGAAATGTTGACCTAGAGCCAATGAAGAAGATTGAGCCCATGGTTATTTATGTTCCCGCTCCATTCTCATTTGACAATACCAAAGCAGTGTCTTGGAACTATGAGCCTG containing:
- the LOC127079811 gene encoding uncharacterized protein LOC127079811; the protein is MVQKDSKSFKEYAQRWRELAARVHPPLVDRELIDIFMGTLQGQYYERLISSVSTGFSDMVIVGERVKEGLKNGKIQGGSSSQPILKKPFNEFKRKEGETSAISSQRGREPYKAPASGPYYQYPYVAAAQYPTMPYRPISPVPIPAPVPHYQVPVPQYQAPQPQFQASPPQHQQRNQQNNQPRPVQQQRPNQQRPYQQYNNVNTTPIPMTYTQLLPYLIQNRTVVPRALPPMPKPHKPWYDENARCAFHANSEGHTTENCKVFKLRVQELIDQKILSFADVPNVGNNPLPKHDGSGVNAIESSIDDGLIKDVFKLKTLLTVVHARLMEAELMNGVHDNCVVCSSNPDQCGEFKIYLQRLMDQRVIQFTRAKVDEDVAVIVLVFDQERLPKPFVVPYQRNVDLEPMKKIEPMVIYVPAPFSFDNTKAVSWNYEPVVYVGKKPVILKEPNVTNIAGASGVTRSGRVFAPEVIPNKASAPTVEPTKGK